The following nucleotide sequence is from Candidatus Bipolaricaulis sibiricus.
CGCTGAGCCTCAACCTTGGCGAGGTCAATCGGACCGGGATGGCCAAGCGCCTCGCGCACGGCTTGGGGGGTGATCTCATGCAGTAGAACCCGTGCATAGCGATCGCCGTCGCCAAGGAGTTCCATCAGGTCATACGCGATCGCTTCGCCCTCCCGGTCCGGGTCGGTGGCGAGGTAGATACGAGGAGCGTCCTGGGCCCTCTTGCGAAGCTCGGCCAGCAGCTTGCGGTCGCGCACGACCCACTTTGGCGTGAACTCATCATTCAGCTCCACGCCCAGCTCCTTGGCGGGGAGGTCCCGAACGTGCCCCTTCGACGAGAGAACCACAAACTCCTTGCCGAGGTAGGACGAGAGGGTACGGGCTTTTGTCGGCGACTCGACGATCACGAGGTCTTTGGGCATGGGTTTCAGGCGCGCATTATCGGAGGGAGAGCGGATGGACGCAAGGAGCCGAGAACAGAGCCCCGGCCGTTGGGCCGGGGCTCGTTGGCACGCTCGCGCGGCCTAGTACTCGGGTGGAGGAGTGGGCATGGTTTCCTTCTTCTCCTCCTTGATCTCAGCCACGAGCGCCTCTGTGGTCAGAAGCATCCCGGCGATTGAGGCCGCGTTCTGGAGAGCGGATCGCGTCACTTTCGTTGGGTCGATGATTCCCGCCTCGAACATGTCGCGGAACTGCTCCGTGGCGACATCGAACCCAATCGCGTCCTTCTCCTTCTTCAGCTGTTCGACGATCACGGCGCCCTCGAACCCCGCGTTCTCTGCGAGCTGGCGCGCCGGCGCTTCGATCGCCTTTCTCAGGATCTGCACGCCGACCTTCTCGTCGCCCTCCAGCTCCTTCTCGAGCTTGGCCAGAGGTTTGAGGGTCCGCAGAAGGGCCACGCCACCGCCGGGCAGGATCCCCTCGTCCACCGCGGCCTTTGTCGCCTCGAGCGCGTCCTCCATGCGGTGCTTCTTTTCCTCGAGCTCGGTCTCCGTTGCCGCTCCCACCTTGATCACCGCGACGCCGCCGGCGAGCTTCGCCTTGCGCTCCTCGAGCTTCTCGCGGTCGTAGTCGGAGTCGGTGGCCTTGATCTGTTCCTCGATCTGCTCGACCCGAGCCTTGATCGCGTCGGGGTTCCCCTTCCCGCCGATGATCGTCGTGTCCTCGTGGTCCACCCGGACCCGTTCAGCGCGGCCGAGCATGTCGAGGGTCGTGTTCTTGATCTCCATCCCGGCGTCCTCGGCGACCACAACGCCGCCCGTGAGGATCGCGATGTCCTCGAGCATCGCCTTGCGCCGATCGCCGAACCCGGGCGCCTTCACCGCGCACGAGGCGAGGGTCCCCTTGAGCTTGTTGAGGACGAGGGTCGACAGCGCCTCGCCCGTGACGTCCTTGGCGATGATGAGGAGAGGTTTGCCCGTCTGGGCGATCTTCTCGAGGAGGGGGATCATCTCCATCGCGTTCTTCAGCTCGCGATCCGTGACCAGGATGTATGGGTTCTCGAGCTCGACCTCCATCTTCTTGGGGTTGGTCACGAAGTACGGGGAGATGTACTCCCGATCGAACTGCATCCCCTCTACGACCTCGTAGTGGGTCTCGATGGTGTCGGAGTCTTCGACGGTGATCACGCCCGCCTCGCCGACTTCCTCCATTGCGTCAGCGATCACCCGTCCGATCTCTGGGTCGTGGGCGGTGATCGAAGCGACCTGCGCCGTCTCGGCCTTCGTGGACAGCTTCCGCGACATCTTGGTGAGCTCCTCCACGACGACCTTCACCCCCTTCTCCATCCCCCGCTTGAGGGCCATCGGGTTGGATCCGGCGGCGACCATCTTGAACCCCTCTTTGAGCAGGGCATGGGCCAGAATTGTGGCGGTGGTCGTTCCGTCGCCGGCCACGTCGTTCGTCTTGGAGGCGACTTCTTTCACGAGCTGCGCCCCCATGTTCTCGAACGGGTCCTTGTACTCCTGCTCTTCGGCGATCGTCACCCCATCGTTGACGATGTCCGGGGATCCGAACTTCTTCTCGATCCCCACGTTGCGCCCGCGGGGGCCCAGCGTAACCCGCACGACGCTCGCCAGCTTCTCGACTCCCGTCAGTACCTTGCGACGTGCTTCCTCTCCGTAGATGACTTCTTTGGCCGCCATGACTCCCTCCCTAGCTCTCGACGATCGCGAGGACGTCCGTGGTCTTGACGAGCATGTGCTTCTCCTCGCCGATGCGGATTTCGGTGCCGGAGTACGCGGCGATCAACACCGTGTCCCCGACCTTCATCTCGAACTTCTCGCCGGTCCCGAGGGCGACTACCTCGCCCTTGACCGCCTTCTCATCCTTCACCGACTCGGGAAGGACGATCCCTCCCGCCGTGCGGCGCTCTTCCTCCTCGATCCTCTTGACGAGGATCCGGTTGCCCAAAGGTTTTACCTTCATCGGCACCTCCTTGGTGTGGGTTTAGCACTCCGAGGTATTGGCTGCTAACCGGGAGAGATTGTACCGGTCCCCTCGGCCAGGTCAAGGTTGGCCCCTCGTCCTGAGCCGGGTACAGTGAACCGTGCCCCGAGGAAGAGCACACCTCGCGTTTGAGCTGGGAACGCTTCCCGGATGGGTCGCTATTGGGGCAACGCTCCATGTGGGTCGCACGTCGCTCGTGATCTTCACGGGCGCATACACGGTGGCCAGCTTGTTCCTGTCCCCTGATCTCGATCTGGCACGGAGTGATCCGGCCCGGCGATGGCGAGGGGCCAGGTTCCTGTGGCGGCCGTACGCGGCCTTGTTTCGACATCGAGGGATGTCACACTCCCCTCTGCTCGGTCCACTGACCCGCATCCTGTATCTCGCTGCCATCGGGGCCGGGCTCTGGTTCGTCCTCCGTGAGGTGGTCGGCCTGCCATCGCTACAGCCCGTTACGTGGCATCTTGCGCTGCCGGTGCTGGCCGGCCTGTACCTACCTCATCTTCTGCATGTGGTCTTGGACAGAGCGGTCAGCCTCGGCAGGCGGGCTGGCCTTCACCGAGGCTGACGAGTCGAGCCTTGTCCTGCGCTAGCGTTGGATGTAGACGAACCCCTTGAACTCCCACGCCCGCGCCTGGGGGATGGTTGTCTCCACTCGCGCAACATAGATGTAGGCGCCGTTGCGAAGGTTGGCACCGTCCCAGGACACGGATGCCGTATCGGTTCCCAGGATTTCTCCCACCCGCCTGCCGGTGAGGTCGTACACCGACACGCGGATCCTGCCGGCGCTGGCCGCAACGGGCTCGGAGATGAGGGAGAACGTCGTCTGAATGGAGAAGGGGTTGGGTGTGATCGCGATTCCGGTGACCTTGTCCGGTCCCACGGCTACCACCTGCGCCGCAGCTTGTCCTGTACGGCGAGCATCGCCGGGGTCTGTATAGACTGCCCGCAAGGTGCCCAGGAGAACGTCGCTGGGCAGGGTCCAGGTGACGCGGAACCGCGCAGTTTCTCCGGCCACGGTAGCGATCACGTCCCAGGTCTTGATCGTCCTTCCCTGAGCGTCGATCAGCGCAAGGATGCCCGCCCCGCGGATCTCCGGCAGCGTGGCGTAGAGGGGATCGGTCACAGTGACCATGAGCGGCGCTCCGGGGTAGTACGTAGTGCGGTCGAAGGCCACGGTGATGCCAGGCGTAGGCGGAACCCCACCCGCGCCGCCTTCGGCGACCTTCACCGTCGCGATCGCGATGTCGGAGTGGTTCGACGGGTCCTGGTAGAAGGCGATGATCGTATCGCCCGGCGACGAGCTGAGCGTTCCCGTTCCCGAGACGGGGATGCAGGTCGTCGAGCGGAACACCCCGGATCCCACGGCTGTCTCGCGCAGCGACAGCATCTCCCACGAGCCGTTCTGCGCGTTCCAGAGGAAGATCTTCGCTGTAGGGACGACACCGCTGATGCTCGCGGCGGCCAGCATCCTTGCCCCCGGGGTCAACCGGTCATCTGTCGTCTCTGTGCGGGACTGAGGCCAGATCGGGTAGCTGTGCTCACTGCGTGGGTCGCTGAGGGTGTTGTCGGCAGAAGAGGAGTCCCGGTTCCACGCGCCGAAGATGAGCTCCCTCAAGCGAGGATCTTCGTTTTGGTCAGGATCCTCTACTTCTACGTACAGGGTCCCCGACATCGGGATCTCGGTGACGGGTTGGTAGTTGCCGTCGAGAATGCGAAGCCGACACTCCGCCCCATCGAGGACCTGGGTGTCGAACAGCTTCACCTGGGCGAACGACACGTCCCATGGCTGGCGCGGGTTCGGCCGGCCAGGGTTGGTCCCTAGGTAGACCACGCGCACCCGAACCTCGGCGATCAGCTCGCCTGTCCCGTTCTTGGGGCGGAGCGTCACAACGTTGATCACAGGATTGGGCGCCCCTTCGGGAATCGTGTAGGTGAACGACTCAGTCCAGGTCTGCCCCCCGGCTAGGGTCAGTTCCCGCTCGATCCCCAGGAGTGGGTCGGACAAGCGGAACGTTCGTCGGGCTGTATCTCCGTTCGTCACCGTGATCGTGAATTCGACGGTCTCCCCGGGAAACGCCTGGTCGGGGGCGACGGTCTTCTCGAGGGTGATCCGCTCCATCCCCGGCGGAACAACGCGCACTGAGGCGTCGTCCTGGGCCCCGATCTCGCGCGGGCCGCTTGTCCCCGTGTACGTCCCGCGGACCACGGCGATGTTCGCCACCGGACCCGGCAGATCGGCCTCGGTCACGGTGTACGTGGCCGTTCCCTCGGTCGTCTCGTCGGGATCGAGAGCGGTCTTTCCCAGCGTGATCGCGCCGAGCTTGTCGTCGCTGAGAGCGAGCCCGCTGAGGGCGAACGTCCCGTCGTTGGTGACGGTGTACCGATAGGTGATCGTCTCGCCGAGACGAGCGCTCGGCCGATCCGCGGTCTTGTCGAGGTGAATCGAGGGTCGCATCAACCGGACCGTTGCCGTGGCACTCGCGGTGACCGCCGCCGAATCGCCCGCCACTTGGGCAGTCCCGTAGACGACGGCCGTGTTCACGACCCTCCCGCTCGGATCGTCGGGAAGGGCGTGGGTTCGCGTGACCCCCTGGGACGCTCCCACCGCCAGCGCCGCGTCTTGGAGCGGGATCGTACCGAGTTTGTCGTCCGAGATCTGGTCCAGCACGAGCGACGTGCTTCCCGTGTTCCGAATCGTGAACGTGTAGGTGATGGTGGCTCCCACCTCGGCTTGCGTGGGATTCGCCTCTTTGGCGAGCGCGACGGCAGCGGTTGGGATGTGTGTGTAGGCGTTCGCGACCACGGAGCGGTTGTACTTGTCCTTGCCCTGGGCTGTTACATCCACCGGGAAGGGACCGGGGAGGTCGGCGAGGGTGAGGGTGTACGTCCGCGATCCTGTTGCGGTCTCGCCGGGATCGAGGATCGTCTTGGCCAAGGTGATGGACGCGCCGTAGTTATCGTTCAGAAGGAGGTTCTCGATTCTGAGGTCCCCCGTGTTCTGCACGGAGAACTGACAGGTCACCGTCTCTCCCACGCCGAACACCTGCCGGTTCGGCGAGATCGTCACCAGGATGCTCGACTGCTCCGTGGTCTGTCCCCACCCCACCCACCACAGAGCGCCCGCCATCCCCAGAGCCAACACCTGTCTGATCTTCATCGCTCCCCCCTACGGCAGGACCTTCACCGAGTTGTACCGGATGAGGATCGTGTCCCCGTTGTACGCCTCGAACGTGCCAGAGTGCCAGACCAACTGGTACCCCGCGACCGCATCCCAGACCGGCAGCAGCCGCATCCCCGACTGCGAGAAGAAGATGCCCGAGTTGTTGCCGACTTCGGGGATTCCGAACCACCACTCGCAGTCGTCCTCGCCGTGGGGGTTGCAGAGGTGGACGGCGACCTCGTCAGGGCAGCACGCGCTCTTGTTCGCGTCGGCATCGAGCACTTTCACGTACAGCGCGTCGCCGATGCGAACCACGCTCACTGGCGTGCCATTGGCGTCTGCAACGTACGTGCGCGAGCGCGGCCGGTTCCCCACCTCTGCCCAGCCCATCGTCAGGTCGCTGAAGTCGTTGGGGTCGATGTAGTAGAACGCGATCGTCGTCCCGGGGATGAAGGTACGGAAGCCAAGGGCCCGCTGAAGCTGGTCCAGGCTCCCAAACTTGTGTTCGAACACGCCCGTGTTGACGCCCGTCTCGTAGGCGTAGAACAAGACGCGACCGAGCCCGACGCCCCCATTGGCGATGGCCGCAACAACCTCAGGGTCGAGCCAGTTGTTGGGGTAGTCGATGTACCGAGACCAGGTGGGTGCCGCGTCCAGTCTGCCGGTCGAGATGTTCTTCAGCGTGTAGGGGACCGGCGCGTCGTAGATGTTGTACCAGCGGATCGGCTGGTAGATGGGGTCCCCGGGCACAAGATGCTCGGCCCATCGGGTCTGGCCAGGGCCCAGCACTCCACCAAAGCTCATCAGAGCGCAGAACTCGGTCACACGGTCCGTGGAGGAGTCGAGGGATCCGTCGTCAGTGTCGAACCCGCCGGGGTTGACGATCACGAAGAACGGAACCGCATCCACCTTGTTGCAGTCGAGGTTCTCGTCGGGATCGCGGATCGTGACGGTGATCGTCTCGCACGACGACCCACACCCATAGGCAAAGCGCGTGGGGGTCACCGAGACTGTGGCTACCGTCGAGAAGACCTTCATCTGGGTTGCGGCGATATTCCGCCGGTCGGTCTGATCAGCCACGATGGCGATCAAGGTATCGTTGTTCGTGAACCGCCCCTCGATCGGCTTCTCAGCCGTGTTCCCACTGAGATCGCCATCGTAGTGGGTGTACTGGAACCGGACCGCCCTCTTGTTCGCCGGGTACCCGGCCTGGGGGGACGTGGCGAGGTCGCCCATCAGACCGATCCCGAGTGCGGCTTCCGCGTCTTCGTCGACGTACTCCCAGTTTCCCTCCTGCCACAGGGGAGACCCGAGGCTGTGTTCCATCTCCGTGACCTCGGAGTAGCTCCTCCGCCCGCCCACGGGCACGGCTCGCTTGCGACCGCTCTCGTCCACCCAGAAGAAGAGGCCGCTGCCGATTCCGAACTCGCGGAACGTCTCGTCTTCGCGGTCGATGTATGCCCCCGTCTTGAGGTCGAACACCGTCACGTCGGCTTTGAACGTCGAGATCCCGCACGCCCCCTTGTCGGGGGCGTGGACGACGAGGTGGAACGACTCCCCCTCCCGGATGACGGTCATCGCCTGCCCGTCGGACTGTGCGAACTTCAGCGTGAACCCCGAGGCGCCGACGGCGACGCTCAGCACAAGCGTGATCGCCAATGAGTTCCTCATCTGTCCCCCTTGTACGCCGCCGAGCAGCGTCTGTAGCGTAGATTACTGACAACGATTCCAGCCACCGATGTAGGCGGTCGCCCCTTCAGGGGATTCCCGGGGCACCCGTAGCACACCTTCTTCCTCCCCACGGCGGTCGCCTGTCAGGGGGCACTCGCTTGTCCCAAGCACAGCGGTTGTCTGCGCCGGAGAGGCCGGGTATAAAAGGTCGATCTGAGGAGGCGTTGAATGGGCATTTCCATTGGCGAGATCTCGCGAGGGATGACCCTCATCTTCGACGGTGAGCTGTACGAGGTGACCGAGTTCGAGCACGTCAAGCTCGGCCGGGGTGGGGCGTTCGTTCGAGCGAAGATGAAGAACCTGCGTTCCGGTCAGGTCATCTCCAAGACCCTGAAGGACTCGGACAACCTCGAGACGGCGTACCTTGATACCCGTATCCTCCAGTACCTGTACCAGGCCGGGGGCAAGTACACGTTCATGGACAAGGAGACCTTCGAGCAACATGAGCTGTCCGCGGAGGTGGTGGAACCGTTTCGCGGCTATCTGCTGGAGGGCATTGATTTTACGGGCCTGTTCTACCAGGATCGCATGGTGAAGGTGATACCGCCGAACTTCGTGGACCTGCGGGTCGTCGAAGCTCCGCCCGGGACGAAGGGTGATACAGCCACCGGGGGGCAGAAACCGGTGACTCTGCAGACAGGGCTTGTGGTGAAGGTGCCGTTGTTCGTGACCGCGGGCGAGGTGATCCGGGTGGACACGCGCACCGGCGCCTATGTGGAGCGGGTGAGCTAAGTGGCTGAGCAACGGTGGGAGACCCCGCAACCGCTCGGGCGTGTGGTGGTGCGACAGGAAGTGCTGTCCGCCATTGCTGCCCGCGCGGTGGAGGGCGTCGAAGGGGTCCGCCCGTTGCGCGGCGGGGGCGGCATCATCGGTATCCTGGGTGGGGGCGAGGAAGGGGTGCAGATCACCCTGCGGGGGGATGTGGCCGACGTGGCGCTCCGCATCGCGGTGGTATTGGGCTACTCCGTGCACAACATCGCCCAAGCTGCGCAGCGACGCGTGCGTGAGGACCTGGAGGCGATGGTGGGGATCACGGTGGGACGGGTGGATGTACATGTGCGCCACGTGATCCCGCCCGAGGAGATCCTGATGCTCGACGAGAGGGGAGACGATGCCGAGGGATGAAGAACTGATCGGACAGAACCCCGAAGAAGGTCAGATCTCGATTTCCCGTGACGTCATCGCCACGATCGCTGGACTGGCGGCGACGGAGGTGGCGGGCGTTGCACCTCCCAAGGGTGGGGCGATGCCTCGAGGCGAGGCGGTACGCCGGCTCGTCGAGGTCGAGCTTACGGAAGGTCGAGTGAAGCTCGTGCTGAGGGTCGGTGTTCACTACGGCCATGCTGTGCAGGAGGTCGCTCAGAATCTGCAGACAAAGGTCAAGAACGAGGTAGAGAAGATGACCGCCCTCCCCGTGGACGAGGTGGATGTGGACGTGGT
It contains:
- a CDS encoding Heat shock protein 60 family co-chaperone GroES; the encoded protein is MKVKPLGNRILVKRIEEEERRTAGGIVLPESVKDEKAVKGEVVALGTGEKFEMKVGDTVLIAAYSGTEIRIGEEKHMLVKTTDVLAIVES
- a CDS encoding Heat shock protein 60 family chaperone GroEL, giving the protein MAAKEVIYGEEARRKVLTGVEKLASVVRVTLGPRGRNVGIEKKFGSPDIVNDGVTIAEEQEYKDPFENMGAQLVKEVASKTNDVAGDGTTTATILAHALLKEGFKMVAAGSNPMALKRGMEKGVKVVVEELTKMSRKLSTKAETAQVASITAHDPEIGRVIADAMEEVGEAGVITVEDSDTIETHYEVVEGMQFDREYISPYFVTNPKKMEVELENPYILVTDRELKNAMEMIPLLEKIAQTGKPLLIIAKDVTGEALSTLVLNKLKGTLASCAVKAPGFGDRRKAMLEDIAILTGGVVVAEDAGMEIKNTTLDMLGRAERVRVDHEDTTIIGGKGNPDAIKARVEQIEEQIKATDSDYDREKLEERKAKLAGGVAVIKVGAATETELEEKKHRMEDALEATKAAVDEGILPGGGVALLRTLKPLAKLEKELEGDEKVGVQILRKAIEAPARQLAENAGFEGAVIVEQLKKEKDAIGFDVATEQFRDMFEAGIIDPTKVTRSALQNAASIAGMLLTTEALVAEIKEEKKETMPTPPPEY
- a CDS encoding Translation elongation factor P, whose amino-acid sequence is MGISIGEISRGMTLIFDGELYEVTEFEHVKLGRGGAFVRAKMKNLRSGQVISKTLKDSDNLETAYLDTRILQYLYQAGGKYTFMDKETFEQHELSAEVVEPFRGYLLEGIDFTGLFYQDRMVKVIPPNFVDLRVVEAPPGTKGDTATGGQKPVTLQTGLVVKVPLFVTAGEVIRVDTRTGAYVERVS